In the genome of Pontibacter actiniarum, the window GTCGCGGATTGATTCGCCTACCTGCTTGCGCTGCAGGATCTTGATGAGCTTGCCACCGAAAATCATGGCAATCAGCAGCGACACAAGTGTAGCCATACCTGCACGGAAGGAGATGTACTGGAAAACTCCAGCCCCGAAAAGATCGAACTCGCGGTCCAGGTATGTAAAAAGGTGGTAAAGCATTTAAATGTTAATTCGGTTTCCTTTGGCTATTGTTAATCTGTACTAATGTTTACTTTCCCAACTGCACGAACATCTCGCGCAAGACCTTCTTGTCGTCAAAGTCATACTTTACCCCTTTGATCTCCTGGTAAGTCTCATGCCCCTTTCCTGCGATAAGTATAATATCATCCGGTTCGGCCAGCATGCAGGCTGTTTTAATGGCCTCCTTACGGTCCAGAACCGATAGCGTTTTCTTAAAATCCAGCGGTTTTACGCCTTTCTGCATATCGTCCAATATGGCCTGGGGCTCCTCAAAGCGCGGATTATCCGACGTCAGAATCACCCTGTCGCTCAGCCGGCAGGCGATGTCGGCCATTATGGGGCGCTTGGTTGCATCGCGGTTACCGCCACAGCCTACCAGCGTAATCACCTTCTGGTTCGGGTTGCGGATTTCCTGAATCGTGTTCAGCACGTTTTCAAGCGCGTCCGGCGTGTGGGCATAGTCCACGATGCCAGTAATTTGCGACTCGGACACGATGTAGTCAAAGCGGCCCGCCGCAGAGTTCAGACTGGAGAGCACCGTCAGCGCCTCCATAGGGTCCTCCCCCAGCAACACCGCCACGCCATAGGCGCCCAGCAGGTTGTAGGCATTGAACGCGCCGATGAGCTTGCACCAGATTTCCTGCCCATCCACCTCCAGGTGCAATCCCTGAATAGTGTTATCAATAATGCGAGCCTTAAACTCCTCTGCCTTGCGTAAAGCATAAAAATGGGCGCTGGCTTTGGTGTTTTGCACCATTACCGGGCCTCGCTTGTCGTCGGCATTCACCAGGGCAAAGGCTGTTTTCGGCAACATATCGAAGAAAGACTTCTTCGCTTTGATATAATCTTCGAAACTACCGTGGTAATCCAGGTGGTCGTGCGTGATGTTGGTGAACACGCCGCCAGCGAATGTGATGCCCGCCACACGCTGCTGCACCATGGCATGCGAGCTTACCTCCATAAAGCAATGGGTACACCCGGCTTTTACCATCTGCGCCAGCAGCTCATTTAGCTTTACCGCGTCCGGTGTGGTATGCGTAGCAGGTATGATCTCTTCGTCTATCTGGTTCTGCACCGTGGAAATTAGCCCCACATGGTAGCCCAGCTCGCGGAAAAGCTTGTGCAGCAACGTTACTGAGGTGGTCTTGCCGTTCGTGCCGGTAACCCCTACAAGCTGCAGCTTTGTGGAAGGGTGGCCGTAAAAAGCCGAAGCCATCCGGCCCAGCGCCTCGCCAGAGTCCCTGACCTGCACAAAGGTTATACCCGGCTGCAGCTCCTTCGGCAGTTCCTCGCACACAACAGCCACGGCGTTCGCCTCCACGGCCTTCTGTATAAACGCATGGCCGTCTGCCTGCACACCGCGCACAGCCACAAACAGCACCCCCTCCTGCACCTGGCGGGAATCAAAGGCGATGGACTGCACCTGTACATCTAGCGGGCCGTGCGTACTAACCGCGCTTACGTTCTGAAGTATGTCTTGCAGCAGCTGCATTAGCTAAGTATAATCGTTATCGTTTTGTCTTTGTCTATATCGGTGCCCGGGGCCATCGACTGTTTCTTCACACGCTTGCCCACTCCCTGCACCTTCACCTCCAGGTGTTGGTTGCCCAGTATGAACAGCGCATCGCGCAGCGTCATCCCCTCTACATCAGGCACCTTGTTCTGCAGCACCGGGTTCGGTTTAAACTCCAGCGAGCGGCGCTTCGGCGACACCCTCACCCACTCCTCGTCCATATTACCTGTATGGGTGCTGAGGCCGATGGTGTTGCAGATCATTTTCAGATCGTCTAAGCTGCCCGCCTGCAGCACCGGCATACTTTCTTTGTCCGGAACCACGCGGGCCTGCATCGGCTTGTGCATCGCCAGGTCGCGGGCGTAGGCTTTATCGGCCAGTTCCTTGAAAACCGGGGCCGCCACGTCGCCGCCGTACACATTCACCCCTTTCGGGCTGTCGATGATCACAATGCAGCTGTACTTCGGGTTGTCCGCCGGGAAGTACCCGGCAAACGAAGCAGAGTATTCGCGCACATAGCGGCCATCCTTTACTTTTCTGGCTGTACCCGTTTTACCTGCGATCTTATAGTCGGTGCTGCGGATATTCTTGGCGGTGCCGTGCTCCACAACACCCTCCAGCATCTCCCGCAGCTTCTTCAGCGTAGCGTCGGAGCAAACCTTCTCGTTCAGCACCCGGGTACTGAACGACTGGATCACATCGTCGGCCTTGCGGATCTCTTTCACGATGATCGGCTGGATCTTTACACCGTTGTTTGCCACGGCGTTGTAGAGGGCCAGCGTCTGTAGCGGCGACAGCTTCGTCTCATAGCCGATAGCCATGGAGGTGAGTGTGGTGCCGTACCAGTTCTTATCCTGCGGGCTCTTCATGTAAGGCCTCGCCTCCCCTTCCATCTGAAAGCCCAGGGTGCTGTTCAGGCCAAACTGGTTCAGGTAGTTGACGTAAGCCTGCTGCTCATTGCCAAAGTGCTGCTCCATCAGCTTGGCCACCCCGATGTTAGACGACTTCTCGAACACCTCCTTTACCGTAAGCACGCCATAGCCGCCAATTTTGGAGTCGGACATGATCGTGTTCTTGATGCGGTAGCGGCCATCGCCCGTATCCACCGTGTCAGTCAGCTTTACCTCCGGGGCATGCTCAAAAAGCGCCATCATGGAGGCCAGCTTAAAGGTAGACCCCGGCTCCGTACGCCCCTGGTTCCCCACGGCGTAGTTATAGTCCTCTATGTAGCCGCCCTTGGTTTTGCCGAGGTTGGCCATGGCCTTTATCTCCCCGGTCTTCACCTCCATCAGGATCACGCAGCCGTACTCGGCACCTGTTTTGTCCAACACCTTATACAGGGCATTCTCGGCCACGTCCTGCAGGTTGATATCAATGGTTGTTTTGATATCGTAGCCATGCTGCGGCTTCACCTCGGTGCCGTCGTAGATCGGTTTGCTACCCCCGGCGATGCGTTCAAAAAGGGCCTCACCGTCCGTGCCGGCCAGGTCACCGTTAAAGCTGTACTCCAGGCCCGCCCCGTTTTTGTCTTCGTTGATAAAGCCAATGGTACGCTCGGCCAGTATACCGAAAGGCTTGAAGCGCTTCTCAACTTTCTCGAAAATCACGCCGCCCCTGTTCTTGCCCTCCCGGAAGATCGGCCAGCGCGTCATCAGCTTCTTATCCTGATAGTTGATCTGGCGGCTGTTCAGGCGAATATACCTTCGGCCTGAGTGGCGCGCATTCTTGATCTTGCGGCGGTAATACTCCTCCGACTTATCCCCGTAAAAACGCGAAAGCAGCATAGCCAGAGAGTCTACGCCGCTGTTAAACACCTCAGCCTTTGCTACGGTCGGGTCAAAGGCCACGCGGTAGAAAGGCAGGGAAGTAGCCAGGATGCTCTCATTGTCGGAGAGGATGTTGCCACGGGTGGCGAACACTGGCTTGTAGTAAATTCGGCGCTCTTTGGAGATACTCTTCCACTTCTCGCCATCCAGAAACTGGATGTACACGACCTTATACACAATCGCGCACGCAAAAAGGCATACCAACAGGAATGCCACCCTTACCCGGACTACTATGGACTTCTTAATATTCATCTGCCGGCACAATCACTTGATAAGGTGGAGACGAACTTTCTTCCAGGCCGAGCGGCGCCACGTTGCGCGCCACCTCAGACTGCTTACTGGCTTCCATGTAGTCTGACTTCAGCGTAGAGTAATCTGCGCGCAGGTCTTCTACCTCCACTTTCACCTTGTCTATCCTGCGGATAGTTTTCTCGGCAAAGTGGGTGTTACCGATGTAAAAAAGCGTAATGCCCGTCAGGAAAAGCACGCGCGGCATATATTTCAGCGGCACGCCCTCTTCAAACAAGGCATCTACATTGGCATATTTATCCAGCAGCGCGAACAAGCTCAAGCCCTTTTTCCTGGGCTTCTGCGGTTCCTCTGCCTCTGGCTTCACACGCGCCGAATTTGCCTTCGGTGCGCCTGTTCTTTTGATGAGTACATTTGAAGCCATACCTGATTCTTTTCGCTAATAGTTTGTTTTACTTTCCTTCACGTTCCTCCTTCTTCTCCGCTACCCTTAGCTTGGCACTTCTGGAGCGGCTGTTTTGCAGCAGTTCCTCGTCTGATGGCGTGATCGGCTTGCGATACACGGCCTCCAGCGGCTTTATTTCGTTTCCGAACAGGTCTTTTTCCACCTCTCCGAAGAATTTCCCTTTGGCGATAAAGTTCTTCACCATCCGGTCTTCCAGGGAGTGGTAAGAGATCACTGAAAGTCTCCCGCCGGGTTTCAGCACCTCGGCTGCCTGCTCCAGCATCTCTTCCAGCGCCTTCATCTCATCGTTTACCTCGATGCGCAGCGCCTGGAACACCTGTGCCAGGTACTTGTTCTCCTTTCCTTTCGGGGTGCAGGAGCTGATCGCCTGCTTAAACTCCGCAATCGACTCAAAAGGCTGCCTGTTACGCTTCTCCACTACCGTGCGGGCAAGGGTCTTCGCGTTTTTCACCTCTCCGTAGATACCGAAGATACGGTGCAGCTGCTCCTCCGAGTAGGTCTCCAGCACCTCCCGGGCGGTAATACCGGCGTCTGAGTTCATGCGCATGTCCAGCGGCCCGTCGAAGCGGGTAGAAAAACCGCGCTCCGGCACATTGAACTGGTGCGATGAAACACCCAAATCCGCCAGAATCCCGTCTACCTTCTTCACACCGTACAGCCGCAGGTATTTCTTCAGGTCCCGGAAGTTGGCGCGCACAAACTGAAAGGTAGGCCCCTCCAGCCTCTGCGACTGCTCCTGGGCATCGCTATCCTGGTCAAAACTGTAGAGCTTACCGCTTGTAAGCTCCTGCAGAATGCGAGCCGAGTGGCCTCCACCACCAAACGTCACATCCACGTACACCCCCTCCGGCTTTATTGCCAGCGCCTCTACCGACTCCTCCAGTAATACTGGGCGATGATATTCCATTATAAAAGTGGCTCTTCGGCCGGTTTATCTCCCAGGAACTTCTGGGCAAGCTGTGAGAAATTCTGTTGATCCTGAATCAGGAACTCCTCATACTTATCAGGGTTCCAGATCTCTACACGGTTTCCAAGCCCCACCACAATCGCCTCCTTCTCCAGCCCGGCAAAGCGGCCCATCGTTTTCGGCACAATAAAGCGCCCGGCCCCGTCCAGCTCAATCTCGGTGTTGCCCCGGAAGAAGTTCCGCTGAAAGTGGCGGTACTCTTCGTTAAACTCGTTCAGGCCGGCGACCTTGTCGTAAATCACCTTCCATTCGGCTTTTGGATACAGCACCAGACACGGCTCAAACCCCCTCGTTAGCACCACATGATTGCCAGACGCCTCCGGCAGGTTGGCTTTTATCTTTGCAGGTAAAACCAACCTTCCTTTTGGGTCAATCTTGCACTCATATTCGCCAGAAAGGAAGTTCATAGGCTCATGGTGGTTTCGTCCGTATAGTCTTTGGACTATACAAATGTAGCCATTCAACAAAAGATCGCAACCACAATCTACCACTTTTTACCACTTTGTGGATAAATTATGGTAATCCACACCACTTATCCACATTATCCACACCACCACCCCCTAATTTTGGGTATAACTAAATTTGCAGCGTATCGACAAATTGCGTAAAATACGACCCATAAACAATACAACAAACACATTATCAACCACTTATCAATTTAATATATTACATATGCTATTTTATATAGATATCCACACCAAAAGTGGGGCGAAATGGAAAAAGTGGGAGAAAGTGGAAGGGATTTAACTAAGGTGGGGCTACGTGGCACCCATTTCCCCTGCGCTGCAGGATGGCCAGTGAGCCCCGGTAGGCCCCGAAGCCGCGTTTAGGGCTTAACACAAAGCGTATCTTACGAGCGGTATACACCAGAAAGCACAGCCTCCGCCAGCAACCTGCGGCGCCTGCCTCTCCCCAGGTACGACGGCAAAGCGGCCGCACATATTTTAGATCCCCAAAACGGTGTTAAAGACACTTGCAAAGTGTATATTTGAGCAGCGCGGGACAAACGAAGCATGCCGGGAAGCATAGCGCTGCCGGCAAACCGTTTCCTTATACTTTAACAGCAAAAGCAAATGAAGAAACTAAAGCCATTGTTCCTTTTGATGGTGTTCGCCCTGACCAGCATAAGCCTCAAGGCGCAGGAGCAGAACAAGCCTACGCAAACGGTACAGATCAAAACATCGGCCGTGTGCAACATGTGCAAGAAAACACTGGAGAAGCGCCTGGCTTCCGAAAAGGGGGTTAAATCCTCTAGCCTGGATGTGGACTCAAAGGTGCTGACCGTGGTGTTTGACAGCCGGAAAGCAGACGCAGACAGCATCCGCAAGGCCGTGACCGAAACCGGCTACGACGCCGACCAGCTACCCGCTGATGAAAACGCCTACAACCGCCTGCACGCCTGTTGCAAAAAAGGGAACGGCAACCGCTAAACCAACACCACTATAACAGGAAGGGGAGCTATAGCTGGCTCCCCTTCCTGTTTCTGCTGCATCTTTATACTTGCTAATGCTTTCTACCGGCCAACACTTCCGCTTAAAACTTAAAGCCGAGGTGCATACCGATGGATAGCACAGGGGTTCCTTCCGAATAGTGAAAGTAGGCGATTCTGCCGCCAGCCACACCGTTGCGCAGGATGTTAAAGTCGTTCTCTATAAACCCGAAGGCCCCCACGTCGGAAGTCTTGATGTGCGTAACGGAGCCGTCCTGCGTGCCCTCGTCCTCGGGGTCTGAGTTTATTTCCGCCCGGTGGCGCGCCGTTGGCCCCGCCCCTAGCCTGAACGCCACCGACTCGTTCTGCAGAATATCGAAGGTAGCCTCCAGCGACGCCATGTAAAAGGTGTTCTGCACGGTGTAAATCTCCTTGGCTTCATCGTATCGCTTGGCGGACAGCAACCCGAGGCTCAAGCCCACAGCCAGCCTATCGCTCAGGTAGTGGTCAAAGCTGTTGCTGAACATCAGCCCCTGGCTATCGTTCTCGGAGAGCCACACAAAGTTGACCCCGGCCTTTAGCATGGCGGGCTCTTTGCCGACGCCCTTCGAGAAAGACTGGCTTTGGGCATTAAACGGTAAACTCAGGAACACGATACAGGCACTACAGGCTATAGAAGCTAGAATTGATTTCATGGGCTGGAGACGAGGAAAGGAATGACACGTAAAGGGTTAAGGTTTCTTTTTACAAAACCCTCTAACATACGGGACTCCTGCCCGCGCTGTTGCACAGCACTCGCATCAAGCCAAAATTATACTTTGCAAAGCTACGATTTTGCTTTGTAAAGCTGCCACCACGGCAGGTAAGGCTTGTCGTGGTGCTCGTAGTGATACCCGAAGAAATAACAGCTCATAAAAGCCCACAGGTGGTTTTTACGCTGAGTGGAGGACTTGTGCCGGTTTTCCTCCGGGTGCTCCCCCCGGTGCGGCAGGTAGGTCCCGAAATAAAAAAGCTGAAACGTGGCAAGTATAGCCGGCAGCATCCAGAACAGGATTACATTCTCCAGCGGGAAGAACAGCTTCAGGACGTTAAAGGTAAGCGCCATCAGCAACAGCTGCCACCAGGTAATGTACTGCCTCAGGAAGCTCAAATACCAGGACCAGAAGGCCCCCGGGTGATAGTCCGGGTCATGCTCCGTTGCAACGTGCCGGTGGTGCTGGTGGTGCCTCGGCAGCAGGCGCGGATACCAGTTATAGGCAAATAAAAAAGCGGTTGCGGTGCCGATCGCCCGGTTTAACCCCGGCTTACCGGGTGCTGCCACGCCATGCATGGCATCGTGTGCGGTAATGAACAGCCCCGTGTACAGATGCATCTGCAGCAGCACAAAAACATAGGTAAGCGGAGACGACAGCTCAACAGGCCAGTGCAGCAGGTACACCAACAGCGCCAGCCACAGCACAACGATTGTAGCCGCAATGGACACTCCCCTTAAATCGCTCTTTCTTGCTATCGCCATTTGTCACCCGTATTCGGATCAGAAACCTACACTCCGCCGCCAGGCTAAACTACAACTCTTAACCCGCGCTTCATAGCTGATAGTTCAGTAAGGAGTCCCGCACCTCCTCCATCAGCCACATCGGTGTGGAGGTGGCCCCGCAGATACCGACCGAATCACCGGCACTAAACCACTCCGGCTGCAGCTGCTCCACCTTCGAGATGAAGTGCGTGTGCGGGTTCGCATCCTTACACACCTGGTACAGCACCTTTCCGTTGCTTGATTTGGTACCCGACACAAAGACCACTTTATCGAACTTGGCGGCAAACTTGCGCAGCTCCTTATCCCGGTTAGACACCTGCCGGCAAATGGTATCGTTGGCGTTTACCTGGTAGCCCTGCCGCTCCAGCGCGTCTTTAATGCTGTAGAAGCTATCTGTGCTCTTGGTGGTTTGGCTGTAGAGCGTAATAGAGGCAGGCAGCTCATGGCGCAACAGCTCCTCCATACTTTCAAACACGACGGCCTGGCTGTTCGTTTGCCCCAGCAGCCCCATTACCTCTGCGTGGCCATGCTTGCCGTAGATAAAGATCTTATCGTCTTTGTCGTAAGAAGACTTGATGCGGTTCTGCAGTTTCAGCACAACCGGGCAGGAGGCATCGACCAGCGTGAGGCCATTGTCCAGCGCCACCTGGTACGTTTCCGGCGGCTCCCCATGGGCCCGTATCAGCACCGCCTCATTACGCAGCTCCCGCAGCTGGGCGTGGTTAATGATGCGCAGGCCGCGCTGCTGCAGGCGCTCCACCTCCTCATCGTTGTGCACAATATCGCCCAGGCAGTACAGGTACCCCTGCTCCTCCAGGAAGTCCTCAGCCATCTGAATGGCGTACACTACGCCGAAACAGAAACCGGAGTTAGCATCGATCGTTACATCCAGGCTTTGCATATAATTTATACAGCTATCGGCTCATATTGTTTAACGCGTTTCCGCTGCCTCAGCGCCTCGTAAACGGATATCGTCAGGAGCAGCATCAGCATCGAGTACATCGTATCCTCCACAGGAATGGAGACGATGCGCAGCCCCAGGTTAAAGCTGTCGTTGTACCACACGATGGGCAGGTAAGTCAGCACACCGTTTACCAGCAGAAAGGGCACCAGGTGCACCAGGTAAGCCAGGTAGAAGCGCCCGAGGTACTTGGTACCGAAAAAGCGCAGGTGCAGCAGGTGCATGACCGCCAGCAAACAAAACGTTATGGAAGTATAAAGTGCGGCGGCGTTGAAGACGGCCACCAGCGGCAGCGCCAGGATCAGCGCAAGGGCCAGAGGCTTCGCCACGGGCCGCAGCAGGTCTTTGCTGATGTAGGCGTTCAGCACGTCGTAAATAAACACACAGGCGTAGGGCACCGTCAGGAAGAACAGCACCTCCTCCAGGGGCAGGTTAAAGAGGTAGATCCCGGTTAAGTAGGCCTCGTTAAACCCCCAGATGCCAGCCTCCGTGAACAGCGCATCCCAAGCGACAAACAGCAGGCCGTTGGCCAGGATAGCCGGGAAAAGCGATCCCCAGTTCTTATAAAAGGCCACCTTCTTGTCAAAGGAAAGCAGCAAGGGGAACAGGATCGTGAAAATATTCAGGTACAGGTACAGGTACATGGAACGGGTGTAAATGGTGGTGTGATCAACAAGTAAGTATCAAGCCGAAGCAATGTATAAATGCACGTGCGAAACGGCCGCGCCTTGAGCTTCACCTGCTGGTCATCATCATTACCCGGGGTTAAATCTCAATCGCTTGCAGCGTGTTTCTTTCGGCGTCGGTGCAGTGGTCTTTTGTCAGCAGGAAGTCTCGTATCGTGCGGGCCAGCTCCGTTGAAATCCCCGACTTGGGATGGGCTTTCAGGCTACTGATCATCACGGACTTGTCTTCCTCCAGGTTCTGGCTCAGGTTAAGGTAGCGCGGCACGTAGTGTTCCACGGTGAACCTCAGGAAGCGGATCTCCGGGTTGTCGCTGTCCAGCTCCACGGCTTCCTCAAAAATGGCGGCCGCGGTTTTGATCTGTTTCAGCTTACTGTAGGGGTTCCAGACGTACTTCGCCATCACCGCCTCCGACGCCGCCTTGTAAGCCAGCACCACAGGGTCCTTTTCTTTGTAGGCGCTCATCTTCTTATTGAAGCGCTGCGCCGCCTCCTCATCCTTGCTGGCCTCGAGGTACTCTCCCCGCAGCTCCGATAGCTTGTAGCCGGAGGCACTGCCGGCTACGGCTAGCTGTACAACAAAAAGTAAAAGTATAAAAGGTAATCTATGCAGCATTTAAATAGCGTTAAGTCTGTACTTGAGGTAAGAACTAAGCAGCAACGCAAACTTAGTGTTATCAGGTACTCTTACGCGCTCTTTTAGAATATGGGTTGCCGGAAGCCCCTGTATCTTCCGGAAAAGTTTCAGGTAATATACGTAGGCCAGGTACACCCCCATGCGTGCCGAGCGGGGCAGCGCCATGATGCCGGCAAAGGCGTCATCAAAGTCTTTGCGGATGTCCTGCTCTATTTCTGCCTTGCACTTGTTACTGAACTTGCCGTAGTCCACCTTCGGAAAATAGACCCGCCCGCGCTCCTTGTAGTCGCTTTTCATGTCGCGCAGGAAGTTGACCTTCTGGAAAGCGGCCCCCAGGCTGCATGCCGGCTTTTTCAGGCGCTCAAACATCTCCTGATCGCCCTCGCAGAAAACCTTCAGGCACATCAGCCCCACCACCTCTGCCGAACCGTAGATATACTCCTCGTACAGCGCGCGGTCGTACACCTGGTCGTCCAGGTCCATTTCCATGCTCTTCAGGAAGGCCTCAATGTATGCCATATCGATGCTGTACTCGTGCACCACGCACTGAAAGGCGTGCAGCACCGGGTTCAGGCTCAGCCTCTGCTCCACAGCCTCATACGTCTGCCGCCTGAAGTCGCGGAGCAGGGCGCGCTTATCATGCCCATGGAAGGTGTCTACAATTTCGTCGGCCAGGCGCACAAAGCCATAGATACCGTAGATTGGCAGGTGGAATTTCTTGTGCAGCGTTTTAATCCCCAGCGTAAACGAGGTACTGTAGGCCTGTGTAATGACCTTGCTGCACTGCATACAGGTGTTTTTAAAAAGCTGATCCATGCACAATCGGGGTTTATACTTGGTTATACGTTTACGGCGAGCGCCGGAGCGTACTCCTTCGCTATCTCACTTGCCACAACCTGCCCTGATATTATCGAAGGCGGTACGCCGGGGCCGGGCACCGTTAGCTGCCCGGTATAGTAAAGGTTCCTGACTTTCTTG includes:
- a CDS encoding fatty acid desaturase, whose amino-acid sequence is MAIARKSDLRGVSIAATIVVLWLALLVYLLHWPVELSSPLTYVFVLLQMHLYTGLFITAHDAMHGVAAPGKPGLNRAIGTATAFLFAYNWYPRLLPRHHQHHRHVATEHDPDYHPGAFWSWYLSFLRQYITWWQLLLMALTFNVLKLFFPLENVILFWMLPAILATFQLFYFGTYLPHRGEHPEENRHKSSTQRKNHLWAFMSCYFFGYHYEHHDKPYLPWWQLYKAKS
- a CDS encoding heavy-metal-associated domain-containing protein, producing MKKLKPLFLLMVFALTSISLKAQEQNKPTQTVQIKTSAVCNMCKKTLEKRLASEKGVKSSSLDVDSKVLTVVFDSRKADADSIRKAVTETGYDADQLPADENAYNRLHACCKKGNGNR
- the mraZ gene encoding division/cell wall cluster transcriptional repressor MraZ, with translation MNFLSGEYECKIDPKGRLVLPAKIKANLPEASGNHVVLTRGFEPCLVLYPKAEWKVIYDKVAGLNEFNEEYRHFQRNFFRGNTEIELDGAGRFIVPKTMGRFAGLEKEAIVVGLGNRVEIWNPDKYEEFLIQDQQNFSQLAQKFLGDKPAEEPLL
- a CDS encoding 4-hydroxy-3-methylbut-2-enyl diphosphate reductase; translated protein: MQSLDVTIDANSGFCFGVVYAIQMAEDFLEEQGYLYCLGDIVHNDEEVERLQQRGLRIINHAQLRELRNEAVLIRAHGEPPETYQVALDNGLTLVDASCPVVLKLQNRIKSSYDKDDKIFIYGKHGHAEVMGLLGQTNSQAVVFESMEELLRHELPASITLYSQTTKSTDSFYSIKDALERQGYQVNANDTICRQVSNRDKELRKFAAKFDKVVFVSGTKSSNGKVLYQVCKDANPHTHFISKVEQLQPEWFSAGDSVGICGATSTPMWLMEEVRDSLLNYQL
- a CDS encoding FtsL-like putative cell division protein, whose translation is MASNVLIKRTGAPKANSARVKPEAEEPQKPRKKGLSLFALLDKYANVDALFEEGVPLKYMPRVLFLTGITLFYIGNTHFAEKTIRRIDKVKVEVEDLRADYSTLKSDYMEASKQSEVARNVAPLGLEESSSPPYQVIVPADEY
- the rsmH gene encoding 16S rRNA (cytosine(1402)-N(4))-methyltransferase RsmH translates to MEYHRPVLLEESVEALAIKPEGVYVDVTFGGGGHSARILQELTSGKLYSFDQDSDAQEQSQRLEGPTFQFVRANFRDLKKYLRLYGVKKVDGILADLGVSSHQFNVPERGFSTRFDGPLDMRMNSDAGITAREVLETYSEEQLHRIFGIYGEVKNAKTLARTVVEKRNRQPFESIAEFKQAISSCTPKGKENKYLAQVFQALRIEVNDEMKALEEMLEQAAEVLKPGGRLSVISYHSLEDRMVKNFIAKGKFFGEVEKDLFGNEIKPLEAVYRKPITPSDEELLQNSRSRSAKLRVAEKKEEREGK
- a CDS encoding UDP-N-acetylmuramoyl-L-alanyl-D-glutamate--2,6-diaminopimelate ligase, with protein sequence MQLLQDILQNVSAVSTHGPLDVQVQSIAFDSRQVQEGVLFVAVRGVQADGHAFIQKAVEANAVAVVCEELPKELQPGITFVQVRDSGEALGRMASAFYGHPSTKLQLVGVTGTNGKTTSVTLLHKLFRELGYHVGLISTVQNQIDEEIIPATHTTPDAVKLNELLAQMVKAGCTHCFMEVSSHAMVQQRVAGITFAGGVFTNITHDHLDYHGSFEDYIKAKKSFFDMLPKTAFALVNADDKRGPVMVQNTKASAHFYALRKAEEFKARIIDNTIQGLHLEVDGQEIWCKLIGAFNAYNLLGAYGVAVLLGEDPMEALTVLSSLNSAAGRFDYIVSESQITGIVDYAHTPDALENVLNTIQEIRNPNQKVITLVGCGGNRDATKRPIMADIACRLSDRVILTSDNPRFEEPQAILDDMQKGVKPLDFKKTLSVLDRKEAIKTACMLAEPDDIILIAGKGHETYQEIKGVKYDFDDKKVLREMFVQLGK
- a CDS encoding lycopene cyclase domain-containing protein — protein: MYLYLYLNIFTILFPLLLSFDKKVAFYKNWGSLFPAILANGLLFVAWDALFTEAGIWGFNEAYLTGIYLFNLPLEEVLFFLTVPYACVFIYDVLNAYISKDLLRPVAKPLALALILALPLVAVFNAAALYTSITFCLLAVMHLLHLRFFGTKYLGRFYLAYLVHLVPFLLVNGVLTYLPIVWYNDSFNLGLRIVSIPVEDTMYSMLMLLLTISVYEALRQRKRVKQYEPIAV
- a CDS encoding phytoene/squalene synthase family protein, whose amino-acid sequence is MDQLFKNTCMQCSKVITQAYSTSFTLGIKTLHKKFHLPIYGIYGFVRLADEIVDTFHGHDKRALLRDFRRQTYEAVEQRLSLNPVLHAFQCVVHEYSIDMAYIEAFLKSMEMDLDDQVYDRALYEEYIYGSAEVVGLMCLKVFCEGDQEMFERLKKPACSLGAAFQKVNFLRDMKSDYKERGRVYFPKVDYGKFSNKCKAEIEQDIRKDFDDAFAGIMALPRSARMGVYLAYVYYLKLFRKIQGLPATHILKERVRVPDNTKFALLLSSYLKYRLNAI
- a CDS encoding penicillin-binding protein, with translation MNIKKSIVVRVRVAFLLVCLFACAIVYKVVYIQFLDGEKWKSISKERRIYYKPVFATRGNILSDNESILATSLPFYRVAFDPTVAKAEVFNSGVDSLAMLLSRFYGDKSEEYYRRKIKNARHSGRRYIRLNSRQINYQDKKLMTRWPIFREGKNRGGVIFEKVEKRFKPFGILAERTIGFINEDKNGAGLEYSFNGDLAGTDGEALFERIAGGSKPIYDGTEVKPQHGYDIKTTIDINLQDVAENALYKVLDKTGAEYGCVILMEVKTGEIKAMANLGKTKGGYIEDYNYAVGNQGRTEPGSTFKLASMMALFEHAPEVKLTDTVDTGDGRYRIKNTIMSDSKIGGYGVLTVKEVFEKSSNIGVAKLMEQHFGNEQQAYVNYLNQFGLNSTLGFQMEGEARPYMKSPQDKNWYGTTLTSMAIGYETKLSPLQTLALYNAVANNGVKIQPIIVKEIRKADDVIQSFSTRVLNEKVCSDATLKKLREMLEGVVEHGTAKNIRSTDYKIAGKTGTARKVKDGRYVREYSASFAGYFPADNPKYSCIVIIDSPKGVNVYGGDVAAPVFKELADKAYARDLAMHKPMQARVVPDKESMPVLQAGSLDDLKMICNTIGLSTHTGNMDEEWVRVSPKRRSLEFKPNPVLQNKVPDVEGMTLRDALFILGNQHLEVKVQGVGKRVKKQSMAPGTDIDKDKTITIILS